One window of Cohnella hashimotonis genomic DNA carries:
- the citZ gene encoding citrate synthase, which translates to MTATKGLEGIVAASSSISSIIDGVLTYRGYNIDELAEKASFEEVAYLLWNGKLPTQGELDALKSQLSDAAAVPSEVIDGLRLYPKGANSMAALRTAISSLALYDAEANDPSREANYRKAIKLQAQMGTVIAAFARLRQGQEPVAPKPGVGVAHNFLYMLTGEEPAEVAVTALDKALVLHADHELNASTFAARVTVATLSDIYSGVTSAIGALKGPLHGGANEAVMVMLDEIGTLDNVEPYIQNKLNNKEKIMGFGHRVYRTGDPRAKHLQQMSKNLSELKGDSRLYDMSVRIEELVTGQKGLKPNVDFYSASCYTLLGIPRDLFTPIFAISRVSGWTAHILEQLGDNRLIRPRAEYVGPVDQHYVSIAQR; encoded by the coding sequence ATGACAGCTACCAAAGGCCTTGAAGGAATCGTCGCCGCATCCTCGTCCATCAGTTCCATTATCGACGGCGTGCTGACGTATCGCGGGTACAATATCGACGAGCTGGCCGAGAAGGCGAGCTTCGAAGAAGTCGCATATCTGCTCTGGAACGGCAAGCTCCCGACGCAGGGCGAGCTGGATGCGCTGAAGTCTCAGCTTAGCGATGCTGCGGCAGTGCCGAGCGAAGTCATCGACGGACTTCGTCTCTATCCGAAGGGCGCGAACTCGATGGCCGCGCTCCGCACGGCGATCTCGAGCCTGGCGCTGTACGACGCCGAAGCGAACGACCCGAGCCGGGAGGCCAACTACCGCAAGGCGATCAAGCTGCAAGCCCAGATGGGCACCGTGATCGCCGCCTTCGCGCGTCTGCGCCAAGGCCAAGAGCCGGTCGCGCCCAAGCCCGGCGTCGGCGTCGCTCACAACTTCCTTTACATGCTGACCGGCGAAGAGCCGGCCGAAGTCGCGGTCACCGCGCTCGACAAGGCGCTTGTCCTGCACGCGGACCACGAGCTTAACGCTTCTACGTTCGCTGCTCGCGTTACCGTCGCGACGCTGTCGGACATTTACTCCGGCGTCACGTCCGCGATCGGCGCGCTGAAGGGCCCGCTGCACGGCGGCGCCAACGAAGCGGTCATGGTCATGCTGGACGAGATCGGCACGCTGGACAACGTCGAGCCGTACATCCAGAACAAGCTTAACAACAAAGAGAAGATCATGGGCTTCGGCCACCGCGTCTACCGCACGGGCGACCCGCGCGCCAAGCATCTTCAGCAAATGTCCAAAAACCTGAGCGAGCTGAAGGGCGACAGCCGTCTGTACGACATGTCCGTCCGCATCGAAGAGCTCGTGACCGGCCAGAAGGGGCTGAAGCCGAACGTCGACTTCTACTCGGCTTCCTGCTACACGCTCCTCGGCATTCCGCGGGACCTGTTTACGCCGATCTTCGCCATCAGCCGCGTCTCGGGCTGGACCGCGCACATTCTCGAACAGCTCGGCGACAACCGTCTGATCCGCCCTCGCGCGGAGTATGTCGGCCCTGTCGACCAGCACTACGTGTCGATCGCCCAGCGCTAA
- the icd gene encoding NADP-dependent isocitrate dehydrogenase: MQLEKFELPQSGEPIKVDQNGVLNVPNNPIIPFIEGDGTGRDIWAAAKRVLDAAVEKAYGGEKQISWYEVFAGEKAFNAYGEWLPADTLTAIREYIIAIKGPLTTPIGGGIRSLNVALRQELDLYVCLRPVRYFDGVPSPVKRPELVDMVIFRENTEDIYAGIEYQAETADAKKVIEFLQQQMGVKKIRFPETSGIGIKPVSKDGSERLIRAAIEYAIKHKRKSVTLVHKGNIMKFTEGAFKNWGYELAEREFGDQVFTWNQYDAIKAEQGEEAANAAQKSALAEGKLLVKDAIADIALQQVLTRPTDFDVIATLNLNGDYLSDALAAQVGGIGIAPGANINYLTGHAIFEATHGTAPKYADKDVVNPGSVILSGVMMFEHLGWLEAADLIYKGLEKSINSKIVTYDFARLMEGATEVKCSAFADEIIKNM; the protein is encoded by the coding sequence ATGCAACTCGAAAAATTCGAACTGCCGCAATCCGGCGAACCGATCAAAGTGGACCAAAACGGCGTCCTGAACGTCCCTAACAACCCGATCATCCCGTTCATCGAAGGCGACGGTACGGGCCGCGATATCTGGGCCGCTGCCAAGCGCGTGCTCGACGCAGCCGTTGAAAAAGCATACGGCGGCGAAAAGCAAATCTCCTGGTACGAAGTATTCGCAGGCGAGAAGGCGTTCAACGCTTACGGCGAATGGCTGCCTGCCGATACGCTTACCGCGATCCGCGAATACATCATCGCGATCAAAGGCCCGCTGACCACGCCGATCGGCGGCGGCATCCGCTCCCTGAACGTTGCGCTTCGCCAAGAGCTTGACCTGTACGTGTGCCTGCGTCCGGTTCGCTACTTCGACGGCGTTCCTTCGCCGGTCAAGCGTCCGGAGCTGGTCGACATGGTTATCTTCCGCGAAAACACCGAGGACATCTACGCTGGTATCGAGTATCAAGCTGAGACCGCCGACGCAAAGAAGGTCATCGAGTTCCTGCAGCAGCAAATGGGCGTTAAGAAGATCCGCTTCCCCGAGACTTCGGGCATCGGCATCAAGCCGGTATCCAAGGACGGCTCCGAGCGCCTGATCCGCGCAGCCATCGAGTACGCGATCAAGCACAAGCGCAAGTCGGTTACGCTCGTCCACAAGGGCAACATCATGAAGTTCACCGAGGGCGCGTTCAAGAACTGGGGCTACGAGCTGGCTGAGCGCGAATTCGGCGACCAAGTGTTCACCTGGAACCAATACGACGCAATCAAGGCTGAGCAAGGCGAAGAAGCGGCTAACGCAGCGCAAAAGTCCGCGCTGGCAGAAGGCAAGCTCCTCGTGAAGGACGCGATCGCCGACATCGCGCTGCAGCAAGTGCTGACGCGTCCGACGGACTTCGACGTCATCGCGACGCTGAACCTGAACGGCGACTACCTGTCCGACGCCCTGGCTGCCCAAGTCGGCGGCATCGGCATCGCTCCTGGCGCGAACATCAACTACTTGACCGGCCACGCGATTTTCGAAGCGACGCACGGTACCGCGCCTAAGTACGCCGACAAGGACGTCGTCAACCCGGGCTCCGTGATCCTGTCCGGCGTCATGATGTTCGAGCACCTCGGCTGGCTCGAAGCGGCCGACCTGATCTACAAGGGTCTGGAAAAGTCCATCAACAGCAAGATCGTCACGTACGACTTCGCTCGTCTGATGGAAGGCGCGACCGAGGTCAAGTGCTCGGCGTTTGCGGATGAAATCATTAAAAACATGTAG
- a CDS encoding DUF2269 family protein, producing the protein MYEVMIFLHIVGAVGMGIYAILPFLAKRFRQLSTPAQEGLASGLVTAGRIGQYSLVLQLLTGGYLISQSDYKVSWMVTVIVLFVALGALSGIVQAPLKRIAAAAAGGQDASSSISRVQTLSFVILVIFLVVIWLMENRWYA; encoded by the coding sequence ATGTATGAGGTTATGATTTTTCTGCACATCGTCGGGGCGGTAGGAATGGGGATTTACGCCATTTTGCCGTTTCTGGCCAAGCGCTTCCGGCAGTTGTCCACACCGGCTCAGGAAGGCCTTGCCAGCGGTCTGGTAACTGCGGGGCGAATCGGCCAGTATTCCTTGGTCCTGCAGCTGCTGACGGGCGGCTACCTGATCTCTCAATCGGATTACAAGGTTTCGTGGATGGTAACGGTCATCGTATTGTTCGTCGCACTCGGCGCATTGTCGGGCATCGTACAGGCACCACTCAAGCGGATCGCTGCCGCTGCTGCCGGCGGACAAGACGCCTCGAGCAGCATTTCGCGCGTGCAGACGCTGAGCTTCGTGATCCTCGTTATTTTCCTGGTCGTCATCTGGCTGATGGAGAATCGTTGGTACGCTTAA
- a CDS encoding M24 family metallopeptidase → MIRLSLDLYRERRDRLISFMKKERIRIGLVTSPTNVAYLTGFACNPHERFLALALDSANRAEKLFVPLLDATAAQEAAPGLAIVPISDVDDAYALLGGHMPAPGVDSIGVEKGAVSLAKAERLQTVYSGAVFADLEQSILDMRIVKSADEIGRIQRAVDIVEAVMAHAVSQVRIGMTELALAAEIERKMRELGADRPAFETIVLTGPRSALPHGVPGQHEIRKGDFLLIDIGVQADGYCSDITRTFVVGEASKAQRDIYEAVLAANEAGIAASAAGVPVSAVDGAARETIEKAGFGPLFTHRVGHGFGMDIHEQPSMSGASGTPLAPGMVFTVEPGVYDSVVGGVRIEDDVYIMDDGKAGVLTRFPKQLTVISAKDH, encoded by the coding sequence ATGATCCGATTGTCATTGGATTTATATAGAGAACGTCGAGATCGGCTTATTTCCTTTATGAAAAAGGAAAGGATCCGGATCGGACTGGTGACTTCGCCCACCAACGTCGCCTATCTCACGGGCTTCGCTTGCAATCCGCACGAACGTTTTCTCGCGCTTGCGCTGGACAGCGCCAATCGCGCCGAGAAGCTGTTTGTGCCGCTGCTGGACGCGACCGCTGCCCAAGAGGCCGCGCCTGGCCTCGCTATCGTACCGATCTCGGACGTCGACGATGCCTATGCGTTGCTGGGCGGGCACATGCCCGCGCCGGGCGTGGATTCGATCGGCGTGGAGAAAGGAGCCGTGTCGCTGGCCAAGGCTGAACGGCTTCAGACGGTGTATTCCGGCGCCGTCTTTGCCGATCTGGAGCAGTCGATTCTGGATATGCGGATCGTCAAAAGCGCGGACGAGATCGGCCGGATTCAACGGGCTGTCGATATCGTCGAGGCGGTTATGGCCCATGCGGTGTCGCAGGTTCGCATTGGAATGACCGAGCTTGCGCTTGCGGCGGAGATCGAGCGCAAGATGAGGGAGCTCGGCGCGGACCGCCCGGCCTTCGAGACGATCGTGCTCACGGGGCCGCGTTCGGCGCTGCCCCACGGCGTGCCGGGCCAGCATGAGATTCGCAAGGGCGACTTTTTGCTTATCGACATCGGCGTGCAGGCGGACGGTTATTGCTCCGACATCACGCGAACCTTTGTGGTCGGCGAAGCATCGAAAGCCCAGCGTGACATATATGAGGCGGTGCTGGCCGCCAATGAAGCGGGGATCGCGGCATCCGCGGCTGGCGTCCCCGTGTCCGCGGTCGATGGGGCCGCTCGCGAGACCATCGAGAAAGCGGGCTTCGGTCCGCTGTTCACGCATCGGGTCGGGCATGGCTTCGGCATGGACATTCACGAGCAGCCGTCCATGTCGGGCGCAAGCGGTACGCCACTGGCTCCGGGAATGGTTTTTACGGTTGAGCCGGGCGTATACGATTCTGTCGTCGGGGGCGTACGAATCGAGGATGATGTCTATATCATGGATGACGGCAAGGCCGGCGTCCTCACGCGTTTTCCGAAGCAGTTGACCGTCATCTCCGCGAAAGATCATTAA
- the pnpS gene encoding two-component system histidine kinase PnpS, with amino-acid sequence MSKFRLKLTALFMLLIGLSVLTAGIFTGQFYKHNHLEALGSHMETQLRVLSAAAPWPKGESREAQTAYLQAQAVRFKELADMRVTYIATDGEVVGDSDHEPGTMDNHAGREEVREALADGMGRSIRHSDTLNENMLYVAYAVKDGATGEALGVIRLAMSLSAVEHSLDRMWMALALGLLAVFALAAVVSYRVALSVTRPLERMTSAAKRMAGMDYKVRIPDAGKDEVGELGRALNAMAANLQDHMGEIRRNELHLQSVLDHMISGVVMIGPDGRIRIYNRSAELLLGSLARERVGRSYTEAKQQYELLQLIRTGFETGEPIHEELTVYYPEERLLELNLVPIPMDDDTAPGLLLVLQDVSAIRRLERMRSEFVANVSHELKTPVAAVKGFAETLLAGAVNDPETARSFLKIIQDESDRLNRLIGDILELSKIESRRSPLQFSPIDLRTFLERQLEFLGTEAAKKEISLELDAPEELFIEADEDRLGQIALNLLQNGISYTPEGGRVRVKAVIVEAEREEGGEVEEYVRITVSDTGIGIPKKDLPRIFERFYRVDKARSRSSGGTGLGLSIVKHLVELHHGTIRVESTVGVGSTFVIELPLIQDY; translated from the coding sequence ATGAGCAAGTTCCGCTTGAAGCTTACCGCACTGTTTATGCTGCTCATCGGATTGTCCGTGCTCACGGCGGGCATTTTCACGGGACAATTTTACAAGCACAACCATCTCGAAGCGCTCGGCAGCCACATGGAGACGCAGCTCCGCGTACTCTCTGCCGCGGCGCCCTGGCCGAAGGGCGAATCCAGGGAAGCGCAGACCGCGTATTTGCAGGCACAGGCCGTCCGGTTCAAGGAGCTCGCGGACATGCGGGTGACGTACATCGCGACGGACGGCGAGGTGGTCGGCGATTCCGACCATGAGCCCGGCACGATGGACAACCACGCGGGTCGCGAAGAGGTAAGGGAAGCGCTGGCGGACGGCATGGGCAGGAGCATCCGGCACAGCGACACTTTGAACGAGAACATGCTCTATGTCGCATACGCCGTCAAGGACGGAGCGACCGGGGAAGCGCTTGGCGTTATCCGGCTGGCGATGTCGCTCTCGGCCGTCGAGCACAGTCTCGATCGCATGTGGATGGCGCTTGCGCTCGGCCTGCTCGCGGTATTCGCGCTGGCAGCGGTCGTCAGCTACAGGGTGGCGCTTAGCGTCACGCGTCCGCTGGAGCGCATGACGTCCGCAGCCAAACGGATGGCGGGCATGGACTACAAGGTGCGAATTCCCGACGCGGGCAAGGACGAGGTCGGCGAGCTGGGCCGCGCGCTGAACGCCATGGCCGCCAATCTGCAGGACCATATGGGCGAGATTCGCAGGAACGAGCTGCATCTCCAGTCGGTGCTCGACCATATGATCAGCGGCGTCGTCATGATCGGTCCGGACGGCCGGATCCGCATCTACAACCGGAGCGCCGAGCTTCTGCTCGGCAGCCTGGCGCGCGAGCGGGTGGGCCGCAGCTATACCGAGGCCAAGCAGCAGTACGAGCTGCTGCAGCTGATTCGCACCGGCTTCGAGACCGGCGAGCCGATTCACGAGGAGCTGACGGTCTATTATCCGGAAGAACGGCTGCTCGAGCTGAATCTGGTACCGATCCCGATGGACGACGATACGGCGCCTGGCCTGCTTCTCGTCTTGCAGGACGTGAGCGCGATCCGACGTCTCGAGCGGATGCGCAGCGAGTTCGTCGCCAACGTATCGCATGAGCTCAAGACGCCCGTCGCTGCCGTCAAAGGCTTCGCGGAGACGCTGCTCGCCGGCGCGGTCAACGATCCGGAGACGGCCCGTTCCTTCTTGAAGATCATTCAGGACGAGAGCGACAGGCTGAACCGTCTGATCGGGGATATTTTAGAGCTGTCGAAGATCGAGTCGCGCCGCTCGCCGCTGCAATTTTCACCGATTGATCTTCGCACTTTCCTGGAGAGACAGCTGGAGTTCCTCGGCACGGAGGCCGCGAAGAAGGAAATCTCCCTGGAGCTCGACGCACCCGAGGAGCTGTTCATCGAGGCCGACGAGGACCGGCTCGGACAGATCGCGCTGAACCTGCTGCAAAACGGAATCAGCTATACGCCGGAGGGCGGACGTGTGCGGGTGAAAGCAGTCATCGTAGAGGCCGAGAGAGAAGAGGGCGGAGAAGTCGAGGAGTATGTCCGCATTACGGTTTCCGACACGGGCATCGGCATTCCGAAGAAAGACCTGCCCCGCATTTTCGAACGCTTCTACCGGGTCGACAAAGCCCGCTCGCGCAGTTCCGGCGGCACGGGACTTGGGCTTTCGATCGTCAAGCACCTGGTAGAGCTGCATCACGGCACGATTCGGGTGGAGAGCACGGTGGGCGTCGGATCGACTTTTGTGATTGAACTGCCGCTTATTCAAGACTATTAG
- a CDS encoding aminopeptidase, with amino-acid sequence MSDFAQKLDRYAELIVKVGANVQSGQTVAVNASLDSVELARLVVRKAYEAGARNVKVFWTDEVVTRLKYDLAPDEAFLEEPKWSAAEKLELARAGAASINLMSDDPDLLSGVPGERIANAQKAASRVMKDYRVLSRGFKFSWTIATAPSKGWADKVFPDAPEQERIGLLWEAIFKLVRADREDTLAAWETHLSELKRRADILNAKQYRALRYAAPGTVLTISLPDDHIWLGGRKQNADGVWFVPNLPTEEVYTAPKRDGVRGIVSSTKPLSYAGQIIDGFSFEFEEGRAIRTSAAKGAEALATLVQMDEGAAYLGEVALVPHRSPISDSGLLFYKTLYDENASCHLAVGGAYSSCVAGGADMSQEELSARGLNNSTVHTDFMVGSGELDIFGVNADGSEEPVFIKGAWAF; translated from the coding sequence ATGAGCGATTTTGCGCAAAAGCTGGATCGGTACGCGGAGCTTATCGTCAAGGTAGGCGCCAATGTGCAGTCGGGTCAGACGGTCGCGGTCAACGCGTCACTGGACAGCGTGGAGCTGGCAAGGTTGGTCGTGCGAAAGGCATACGAGGCCGGAGCGCGCAACGTGAAGGTATTTTGGACGGACGAGGTCGTCACGAGACTGAAATACGATCTGGCTCCCGACGAGGCTTTCCTGGAGGAGCCCAAGTGGTCTGCGGCAGAAAAGCTGGAGCTGGCCCGCGCGGGCGCGGCTTCGATCAATCTGATGTCGGACGATCCGGACCTGCTGAGCGGCGTGCCTGGCGAGCGGATCGCCAACGCGCAGAAGGCGGCGAGCCGCGTCATGAAGGACTATCGCGTGCTGTCTAGGGGCTTCAAGTTCAGCTGGACGATCGCCACTGCGCCTTCGAAGGGGTGGGCGGACAAAGTGTTCCCCGATGCGCCAGAGCAGGAACGGATCGGGCTTCTATGGGAAGCGATCTTCAAGCTTGTACGGGCCGACCGTGAGGATACCCTGGCCGCATGGGAGACGCATCTCTCCGAACTGAAGCGCAGAGCGGATATTTTGAATGCCAAGCAATACCGCGCGCTAAGGTACGCGGCTCCGGGTACGGTTCTGACCATCTCGCTTCCGGACGATCACATATGGCTCGGCGGGCGCAAGCAAAATGCAGACGGCGTCTGGTTCGTGCCGAATCTGCCGACCGAAGAGGTGTATACGGCGCCGAAGCGGGACGGCGTGCGGGGGATCGTGTCCAGCACCAAGCCGCTAAGCTACGCCGGACAGATCATCGACGGCTTCTCCTTCGAATTCGAAGAAGGCCGGGCGATTCGGACTTCGGCTGCGAAAGGCGCCGAAGCGCTCGCGACGTTGGTGCAAATGGACGAAGGTGCCGCCTATCTCGGCGAAGTCGCGCTCGTGCCCCATCGCTCGCCGATCTCGGACAGCGGCCTGCTATTTTACAAGACGCTCTATGACGAAAATGCGTCCTGTCACCTCGCCGTTGGCGGCGCCTACTCCTCTTGCGTCGCAGGCGGCGCGGATATGAGCCAGGAGGAGCTGTCTGCCCGCGGCTTGAACAACAGCACCGTTCATACCGACTTCATGGTCGGCTCGGGCGAGCTGGACATTTTCGGGGTGAACGCGGACGGGAGCGAAGAACCGGTATTCATCAAAGGCGCATGGGCGTTTTAA
- a CDS encoding response regulator transcription factor, translating to MSDKVLIIEDEPTIARLVTYNLSQDGYETEVIGNGAEGLHKAIQDEYAIIFLDLMLPGMNGFEVLQKLRQHGVKTPVIILTARNAEEEVVQGLKLGADDYITKPFGVAELLARTSAVLRRSRNEEARPKSDPTGEKVISLGALQIYPDKYEVQVGSEWITLRPKEFEVLLYLAERPGIVITRDDLMNVVWGFDYIGGQRTVDVHVSSLRKKLELNQQSVQIESIRGVGYKLTVSRKTGIAGKV from the coding sequence ATGTCGGACAAGGTGCTCATTATTGAAGACGAACCTACCATAGCGCGTCTGGTCACCTACAATTTGTCGCAAGACGGATACGAGACCGAAGTGATCGGCAACGGCGCGGAGGGACTTCACAAGGCGATTCAAGACGAATATGCGATCATATTCCTGGATCTGATGCTGCCCGGGATGAATGGCTTCGAGGTGCTTCAGAAGCTGCGCCAGCATGGCGTGAAGACGCCGGTCATCATCTTGACCGCCCGCAACGCGGAAGAAGAGGTCGTTCAAGGGCTCAAGCTGGGCGCGGACGACTACATCACCAAGCCGTTCGGGGTTGCGGAGCTGCTTGCCCGCACGTCTGCGGTATTGAGGCGCTCGCGCAACGAGGAGGCTCGACCCAAGTCCGATCCTACCGGCGAAAAGGTGATCTCGCTCGGCGCGCTGCAGATCTATCCGGACAAATACGAAGTGCAGGTCGGCTCCGAATGGATCACGCTTCGTCCCAAGGAGTTCGAGGTGCTGCTGTACCTGGCCGAGCGCCCGGGCATCGTCATTACGCGCGACGACCTGATGAATGTCGTATGGGGCTTCGATTATATCGGCGGACAGCGGACGGTGGACGTACATGTCAGTTCGCTGCGCAAGAAGTTGGAGCTGAACCAGCAATCGGTGCAGATCGAGTCGATCCGCGGCGTCGGCTACAAGCTGACGGTCAGCCGGAAGACGGGAATTGCCGGTAAGGTATAA
- the yfbR gene encoding 5'-deoxynucleotidase has protein sequence MQEHHFLAYLYRLRYIERWSLMRNSTKENVAEHSYHTALLSHLLCTIARDVFGRDVDPDKAASRALFHDATEVITGDIPTPVKHHNPALLSNFRDLERLAAERLLGTVPPELIHVYEPLLMRQMQDDELNRYVKAADILDGYLKCVSEMSAGNREFATARRQFEDRLAALGMPEIDWFLNRLAPSFEKTIDELSERERDADADADADADADADADADADADAD, from the coding sequence ATGCAGGAGCATCATTTTTTGGCTTATTTATACCGTCTGCGGTACATCGAACGGTGGAGCCTCATGCGCAACTCGACCAAGGAAAACGTTGCCGAGCATTCATATCATACCGCGCTGCTCTCCCATTTGTTGTGCACGATCGCGAGAGACGTATTCGGCCGCGACGTCGACCCCGACAAGGCGGCAAGCCGAGCATTGTTCCACGATGCGACCGAAGTCATCACGGGGGATATCCCGACGCCCGTCAAGCATCATAACCCCGCGCTGCTGTCCAACTTCAGGGACCTCGAGCGACTGGCCGCCGAACGGCTGCTCGGCACCGTGCCCCCGGAGCTGATCCATGTCTATGAGCCGCTGCTTATGCGGCAGATGCAGGACGACGAGCTGAACCGGTACGTCAAAGCGGCCGATATTCTGGACGGTTATCTCAAATGCGTATCGGAAATGTCGGCCGGCAACCGCGAGTTCGCTACCGCGCGCAGGCAGTTCGAAGACCGGCTCGCCGCACTTGGAATGCCCGAAATCGACTGGTTCCTGAACCGGCTCGCGCCGAGTTTTGAAAAGACGATCGACGAGCTGTCCGAACGCGAGCGAGATGCCGATGCCGATGCCGATGCCGATGCCGATGCCGATGCCGATGCCGATGCCGATGCCGATGCCGATGCCGATTAA
- the mdh gene encoding malate dehydrogenase: MAMKRAKITVVGAGFTGATTALMLAQKELGDVVLVDIPQLENPTKGKALDMAEAAPVQGFDARIVGTADYSDTAESDVVIITAGIARKPGMSRDDLVSTNAGIVRSVCENVKTTSPNAYVIILSNPVDAMTYVANKALGFPKNRVIGQSGVLDTARYNTFLAQALNVSVEDVRGVVLGGHGDDMVPLVRYTTVGGIPVEHLLPKDEIEAIVARTRVGGGEIVSLLGNGSAYYAPAASLVQMTEAILKDKKRILPVIALLQGEYGYDNLFMGVLAVLGGDGIEKVFELDLTDDEKAALAKSAASVRSVIQIVENA; the protein is encoded by the coding sequence ATGGCAATGAAACGGGCGAAAATTACGGTCGTAGGGGCCGGGTTTACCGGGGCTACTACGGCATTGATGTTGGCGCAGAAGGAACTGGGGGATGTCGTCCTAGTCGACATTCCGCAGCTGGAAAACCCGACGAAGGGGAAGGCGCTGGACATGGCCGAGGCCGCGCCGGTGCAAGGCTTCGACGCCAGAATCGTCGGCACCGCGGATTATTCGGATACGGCCGAGTCGGACGTTGTCATCATTACGGCCGGCATCGCGCGCAAGCCGGGCATGAGCCGCGACGACCTGGTGAGCACGAACGCGGGCATCGTCAGGTCCGTCTGCGAAAACGTAAAGACGACCAGCCCGAACGCTTATGTCATTATTCTCTCGAACCCGGTCGATGCGATGACTTACGTCGCCAACAAGGCGCTCGGTTTTCCTAAAAACCGCGTCATTGGCCAGTCCGGCGTTCTCGATACCGCCCGTTACAACACGTTTTTGGCCCAAGCGCTGAATGTGTCCGTCGAGGACGTGCGCGGCGTCGTGCTAGGCGGACACGGGGACGATATGGTTCCGCTCGTGCGGTACACGACGGTGGGCGGCATCCCGGTCGAGCATCTGCTGCCCAAGGACGAGATCGAAGCGATCGTTGCGCGCACGCGCGTCGGCGGCGGCGAGATCGTCAGCCTGCTCGGCAACGGCAGCGCCTACTATGCGCCGGCGGCCTCGCTCGTCCAGATGACCGAAGCGATTTTGAAGGACAAGAAGCGTATCCTTCCGGTCATCGCCCTTCTGCAAGGCGAATACGGCTATGACAATCTGTTTATGGGCGTTTTGGCCGTGCTCGGCGGCGACGGCATCGAGAAGGTGTTCGAGCTCGACTTGACCGATGACGAGAAGGCGGCGCTCGCCAAGTCCGCGGCGTCGGTCCGCAGCGTCATCCAGATCGTCGAAAACGCCTGA